One segment of Castanea sativa cultivar Marrone di Chiusa Pesio chromosome 3, ASM4071231v1 DNA contains the following:
- the LOC142629303 gene encoding lignin-forming anionic peroxidase-like, with amino-acid sequence MRNSFISHASTATVVFLLLLLSTTCKAHLSSTFYDQNCPNGLSTIRNAIRTAVSRERRMAASLIRLHFHDCFVQGCDASILLEDGERNAVQNKGSARGYEVIDSAKAQVEKICPGVVSCADILAVAARDASVAVGGPSWSVKLGRRDSTTASSSLAEQELPRFTDGLDSLISRFATKGLSARDMVALSGSHTLGQAQCSSFRGRIYNNASDIDVGFASTRKRRCPATTGKPGDSNLAPLDLVTPNSFDNNYFKNLLRKKGLLQSDQILFSGGSTDSIVSEYSRSPATFKSDFASAMIKMGDIGPLTGSAGQIRRICSAIN; translated from the exons ATGAGAAATTCTTTCATTTCCCATGCAAGCACTGCGACAGTTGTGTTCTTGTTGCTCCTTTTGAGCACTACATGCAAAGCGCATCTATCTTCTACATTTTATGACCAGAACTGTCCAAACGGACTAAGTACAATTCGGAATGCTATTAGAACAGCTGTTTCACGAGAACGTAGAATGGCGGCATCTCTAATTCGTCTCCATTTTCACGATTGCTTTGTTCAG GGCTGTGATGCATCAATTTTACTAGAAGATGGCGAAAGGAATGCTGTGCAAAATAAGGGTTCTGCAAGAGGTTATGAGGTCATAGACAGTGCAAAAGCTCAGGTAGAGAAGATATGCCCTGGAGTTGTATCTTGCGCAGATATTCTTGCAGTGGCTGCTCGAGATGCTTCCGTTGCT GTTGGTGGTCCATCTTGGTCAGTGAAGCTTGGAAGAAGAGATTCCACCACTGCAAGTTCCTCTCTAGCTGAACAAGAACTTCCAAGATTTACTGACGGCCTTGATAGTCTAATATCTCGTTTCGCTACCAAAGGGCTCAGTGCAAGAGACATGGTTGCATTGTCAG GTTCCCACACACTAGGGCAAGCTCAATGTTCTTCATTTCGTGGTCGGATATACAATAATGCGAGTGACATCGATGTTGGATTTGCTAGCACACGAAAGCGTCGTTGTCCTGCTACTACGGGAAAACCTGGGGATTCAAACTTGGCACCACTTGACTTGGTGACACCAAATTCTTTTGACAACAATTACTTCAAGAATTTACTGCGAAAGAAGGGTCTCCTTCAATCAGATCAAATCCTTTTTAGCGGAGGAAGCACAGACAGTATTGTCTCAGAATATAGTAGGAGCCCTGCTACTTTTAAGTCTGATTTTGCATCTGCCATGATTAAAATGGGAGATATTGGTCCTCTCACTGGTTCAGCTGGGCAAATTAGAAGGATATGCAGTGCTATAAACTAA